One part of the Vicia villosa cultivar HV-30 ecotype Madison, WI unplaced genomic scaffold, Vvil1.0 ctg.000189F_1_1, whole genome shotgun sequence genome encodes these proteins:
- the LOC131625160 gene encoding NAC domain-containing protein 21/22-like isoform X2 encodes MSNISMVEAKLPPGFRFHPRDEELVCDYLMKKVTHSDSLLMIDVDLNKCEPWDIPEAACVGGKEWYFYTQRDRKYATGLRTNRATASGYWKATGKDRSILRKGTLVGMRKTLVFYQGRAPKGRKTEWVMHEFRIEGPHGPPKFSSSKEDWVLCRVFYKNREIATKPSMGSCYDDTGSSSLPALMDSYISFDHQAQFHTDEYEQVPCFSIFSQNQINPFFNPTTNMEPKLPTVNNNNNPTTTFGGASYSLDPLSCDRKVLKAVLSQLSKMERNTLDNNNNNSSNQNLKGSSPSFGEGSSESYLSEVAMPHMWNNY; translated from the exons atgagcaaCATAAGTATGGTTGAAGCAAAGCTTCCACCAGGGTTCAGATTTCATCCTAGAGATGAAGAACTTGTGTGTGATTACTTGATGAAGAAGGTTACTCATAGTGATTCTCTTCTCATGATTGATGTTGATCTTAACAAGTGTGAACCATGGGATATTCCTG AAGCAGCATGTGTGGGAGGAAAGGAATGGTATTTCTATACACAAAGAGATCGCAAATATGCAACAGGCCTACGCACAAATCGTGCAACTGCATCAGGCTATTGGAAGGCCACTGGAAAAGACAGATCTATCCTTCGCAAGGGCACTCTTGTTGGCATGAGAAAAACATTAGTGTTCTATCAAGGAAGGGCACCAAAGGGAAGAAAAACTGAATGGGTTATGCATGAGTTTCGCATTGAAGGTCCTCATGGCCCTCCTAAATTTTCTTCTTCTAAG GAAGATTGGGTATTGTGTAGAGTCTTCTACAAAAACAGAGAAATTGCTACAAAACCAAGCATGGGTAGTTGCTATGATGACACAGGCTCTTCATCACTTCCAGCATTAATGGATTCATACATAAGTTTTGATCACCAAGCTCAATTCCACACAGATGAATATGAGCAAGTGCCCTGCTTCTCCATTTTCTCTCAAAACCAAATCAATCCATTCTTCAACCCTACAACAAACATGGAACCAAAACTACCAACagtcaacaataacaacaatccaACAACTACATTTGGAGGAGCATCTTATAGCTTAGACCCTTTGTCTTGTGATAGAAAGGTTTTAAAAGCTGTTTTGAGTCAACTCTCAAAAATGGAAAGAAACACTCttgataacaataataataatagtagtaatcAAAATCTAAAAGGGTCATCACCAAGCTTTGGTGAAGGAAGTTCTGAGAGTTACTTATCTGAAGTGGCTATGCCCCATATGTGGAACAATTATTAA
- the LOC131625160 gene encoding NAC domain-containing protein 21/22-like isoform X1 has protein sequence MSNISMVEAKLPPGFRFHPRDEELVCDYLMKKVTHSDSLLMIDVDLNKCEPWDIPACVGGKEWYFYTQRDRKYATGLRTNRATASGYWKATGKDRSILRKGTLVGMRKTLVFYQGRAPKGRKTEWVMHEFRIEGPHGPPKFSSSKEDWVLCRVFYKNREIATKPSMGSCYDDTGSSSLPALMDSYISFDHQAQFHTDEYEQVPCFSIFSQNQINPFFNPTTNMEPKLPTVNNNNNPTTTFGGASYSLDPLSCDRKVLKAVLSQLSKMERNTLDNNNNNSSNQNLKGSSPSFGEGSSESYLSEVAMPHMWNNY, from the exons atgagcaaCATAAGTATGGTTGAAGCAAAGCTTCCACCAGGGTTCAGATTTCATCCTAGAGATGAAGAACTTGTGTGTGATTACTTGATGAAGAAGGTTACTCATAGTGATTCTCTTCTCATGATTGATGTTGATCTTAACAAGTGTGAACCATGGGATATTCCTG CATGTGTGGGAGGAAAGGAATGGTATTTCTATACACAAAGAGATCGCAAATATGCAACAGGCCTACGCACAAATCGTGCAACTGCATCAGGCTATTGGAAGGCCACTGGAAAAGACAGATCTATCCTTCGCAAGGGCACTCTTGTTGGCATGAGAAAAACATTAGTGTTCTATCAAGGAAGGGCACCAAAGGGAAGAAAAACTGAATGGGTTATGCATGAGTTTCGCATTGAAGGTCCTCATGGCCCTCCTAAATTTTCTTCTTCTAAG GAAGATTGGGTATTGTGTAGAGTCTTCTACAAAAACAGAGAAATTGCTACAAAACCAAGCATGGGTAGTTGCTATGATGACACAGGCTCTTCATCACTTCCAGCATTAATGGATTCATACATAAGTTTTGATCACCAAGCTCAATTCCACACAGATGAATATGAGCAAGTGCCCTGCTTCTCCATTTTCTCTCAAAACCAAATCAATCCATTCTTCAACCCTACAACAAACATGGAACCAAAACTACCAACagtcaacaataacaacaatccaACAACTACATTTGGAGGAGCATCTTATAGCTTAGACCCTTTGTCTTGTGATAGAAAGGTTTTAAAAGCTGTTTTGAGTCAACTCTCAAAAATGGAAAGAAACACTCttgataacaataataataatagtagtaatcAAAATCTAAAAGGGTCATCACCAAGCTTTGGTGAAGGAAGTTCTGAGAGTTACTTATCTGAAGTGGCTATGCCCCATATGTGGAACAATTATTAA
- the LOC131625107 gene encoding protein MAINTENANCE OF MERISTEMS-like produces the protein MLCIVSQVTDGAAVVLDPPSTSTSDTPVSAGPILSPASVGPIRSPASARHIPSPVPAGLSTSTTPSRRPQDDPEGASYLLPPSHRLRQGNSFFAGPPPEVHEDDLVRGPVPVPEPVWYPGGPVDASLLIGYADHAARCIWDGDSRDSQRFYNHGRKIRDLAQPDQPWFQEVLAASGLRDLYMLGYYTIHNGMPAAFVERWHLETSSFHLLHGEITITLNDVACLLHLPIRGTLFRHGRMTKAEAQEMLIAKLGADPDDALEEVERTRGVHVRFSFLQRQYDLELTAAHQAEGDDLEQATHRERALRCYFLYLIDTQLFVDTSSTYTDVVYHTYLSDISCIHEYNWGAAAWILQHFPDIIGWKEVSTYTEVMLRAKCFFPRRGNPHSDPYRRGLDCMATEDIRYGCYAAPRETVPFGEIALYSRWLAASSTIVVRYLSDQVMRQFGYEQTIPRDPSVLAPIAMTRMQLEEVFADWEHHMVPEEARATP, from the exons ATGTTGTGCATAGTATCTCAGGTGACCGATGGAGCTGCGGTTGTACTTGACCCACCTTCTACTTCTACATCCGACACACCCGTTTCAGCCGGACCCATTCTTTCACCTGCATCAGTCGGGCCCATTCGTTCACCTGCTTCAGCCAGGCACATTCCATCACCCGTTCCAGCCGGGCTTTCCACGTCTACTACTCCATCACGGAGACCTCAGGatgatcctgagggtgcttcATACTTACTTCCACCCTCACATAGACTTCGTCAGGGCAATTCTTTTTTTGCTGGGCCACCTCCGGAGGTACACGAGGATGATCTGGTGCGGGGGCCAGTGCCTGTGCCAGAGCCCGTTTGGTACCCCGGTGGGCCCGTAGACGCCTCTCTGCTTATTGGATATGCAGACCATGCTGCGAGATGTATATGGGATGGAGAT aGCAGGGACTCCCAGAGGTTCTACAACCATGGACGGAAGATTAGGGATCTCGCGCAGCCTGACCAGCCATGGTTTCAGGAGGTACTGGCAGCTTCAGGTCTGAGGGACCTTTATATGCTTGGCTACTATACTATACATAATGGTATGCCTGCAGCCTTTGTAGAGAGATGGCATCTTGAGACCTCCTCCTTCCATTTACTCCACGGTGAGATTACTATCACCCTAAATGATGTGGCATGCCTGCTTCATCTACCTATTAGGGGTACCCTATTTCGTCACGGTAGGATGACGAAAGCGGAAGCTCAGGAGATGCTGATTGCTAAGTTGGGGGCTGATCCCGATGATGCCCTTGAGGAGGTTGAGAGGACTCGGGGGGTCCACGTCAGGTTTAGCTTCCTTCAGAGGCAGTACGACTTGGAGCTCACTGCGGCTCACCAGGCTGAGGGAGACGACTTGGAGCAGGCTACGCACAGAGAGCGGGCGCTGAGGTGCTACTTCCTATATTTGATAGACACCCAactctttgtggacacgagctcgacGTACACAGACGTCGTATACCATACGTACTTATCGGATATATCATGTATCCATGAGTACAATTGGGGAGCGGCT GCTTGGATACTACAACACTTCCCAGACATTATTGGCTGGAAAGAGGTGTCCACCTACACAGAGGTCATGCTGCGTGCCAAATGTTTCTTCCCCCGCAGAGGGAACCCACATTCGGATCCATACAGGCGCGGTCTTGACTGCATGGCCACCGAGGACATCAGGTATGGCTGCTATGCTGCACCTCGGGAGACGGTTCCGTTTGGCGAGATAGCTCTGTACTCCAGATGGTTGGCCGCTAGCTCGACCATTGTTGTACGCTATCTTTCGGACCAAGTCATGCGACAGTTTGGATATGAGCAGACCATACCTCGCGATCCTAGTGTATTAGCTCCTATCGCCATGACTCGCATGCAGTTAGAGGAGGTCTTTGCAGATTGGGAGCATCACATGGTCCCTGAGGAGGCACGGGCGACGCCATAA